The Verrucomicrobiia bacterium DNA window TATAAGTGTTCGGGTGCGTCTCGTTTTTGGCCTCGAACATTGGAAAATAACGGGTCAGGTCATTGGTCCCAATGGCATCTACCAGGTCGTCATAAGGCTTTTCAGGGGCCGTTTTTTCGAGAGCGACGGCCTTTTGGACAATGGAATTAAAATTGGCATCGCGGTTGACCGCGTGCTGGCGGAAGTACTGGATAATATCGGTGCCCTCAGGCGGATACAGCTCGTAGAGCGACCACGCCACTACGAGGACAACAATGACAAATCGCCAGACATTATTTCGATTCATGACAACGGACTACAACTAACCTCCGGCTTCGCCGCTGCGCTCGGTGATTTCGGCAATGGCGGCCTTGGTAATTTCAAACTTCGCATCTCCTGAGCGAAGTGAAAGGGTTTTTTCTTTAACGGTGATGATAACCCCGACCACACCGCCAGTCGTCACGATTTTATCGCCTGGTCTCACCGTTTTGAGCATTTCGGCATGCTCCTTTTGCTTCTTTGATTGGGGGCGAATGAGGACGAAATAGAACAGGACCACCATCAGAACCAAAGGGACGACCATCCCGAGGGTCTGGGCGGTCGGATTGGCCTGCGTGCCAGGCGGGGGCGGAGCTTGTCCCATGCCGAGAATCAATCCTGTATTCAACAAATTCATCCAATGAAATGAGCTGATAAAGATATGAATCTAAGGGAGATTAGCAAGCCCAACGTGAGCCCAACGTGAGAAAAATGCAAAAGAGCCGCCAAAGCGCCATGCTTGCGGCGCGGCGCCGGCTGCTGCCAACTGTCCAAAAATCAGCACCTCACAGGCAGATGTAAGACTCTGGCTGCTTTAGCTAGGCCTGCTGATTGCCATTTGGCTTCTTTAAACCATTGGCAAGCAACATGCATACCAGCCCTCAATGACTCGGTTCTCCAGCCTGCGTGCTCGACTGGTAGGGACTGTGTTTCTGGCGGTGGCGCCGGCCTGGATGTTCATGTACTGGCTGGTCAAGCGAACCGGCAGCAAACAGGACCTGTACTGGACCCTATTCTCCGGCGGCATCGGTTTGCTGTCGCTGGCGGCGGCCTGGTTTGGGGGCGAGCGATTCGTCCTGCGCCAGGTCCGGATTCTCTATCGAGCGGCGCGCCTGCTTGCCGGAGGCCATTTCAGCAGCCGCACCGGCCTTGCATCCGAGCACGGTGAAATGGGCGAGCTGGCCCGGACCATTGATGGCATGGCCGCTTCACTGGAAGAACAGGTCAAGGAGCGCGAGCAAGTTGAAAAAAATCTCCTGACGCGTTCGCTCCAGCAAACGGTTATCAGCGCGCTGGGACAATTCGCGCTGATTAGCGATGATTTTCCCACGCTGCTGGACCAGGCGGTGATGTTGGTCTGCCAAACCCTGGAAGTGGAGTATTGCGGGATTTTTGAACTCGAACCGGGCGGTCAAACGATGGTGCTACGCTCCGGGGCAGGATGGAATGAAGGCGCGGTAGGCCACGCCACAGTCTTGACAGACCCAAACACACAGCTCGGTGTCACATTGCTGGCTGGCGAACCGGTGGTAGTCGAGGACCTCGCCAGCGAGACCCGTTTTGGCGCCGCGCAATTTCATTTGGAACACGGGGTGGTCAGTGGAATTACGGTGGCCATTGTGGGCCAAAGCGAACGGGAGGTCTTTGGGGTGCTGGGCGCTCACACAACGCATCGGCGCCAATTTAGCGGTGACGAGGTCCATTTCCTTTTGGCTGTGGCGACGGTACTGGCAATGTCCGTGGCGCGCAGGCATGCCGAGGCCACCCTCCAAAAACTGGCCGCCTTCGCCCAACTCAATCCAAACCCGGCAATGGAGTTGGACGCTAACGGCAGCTTGACCTACGCTAATGAGGCCGCCGCTAAACTCGCTGCCTCCATCGGAAAAACCGATTCCGGGGCGCTGCTGCCCGTGAACATCCGCTCACTGGTGCAGACTTGCCTGGCTACGGCGGACAAGCCCGTCAGCCTGGAAACCCGGCTCGAAGGCCGGAGTTTCTCCTGGGCGTTTTATCCGGTGAAGTCAAGCCAAGTCGTGCATGCTTACATCGAGGACATCACGGACCGGCTCAGCCTCGAGGCCCAGTTGCGGCAATCGCAAAAGATGGAGTCGGTCGGGCAACTTGCTGCGGGCGTTGCTCATGACTTCAATAATATGCTCACCATTATCCAGGGCCATGCCGGCATGTTGCTGGCAAAGTCCGGTGATAAACAGGATTTCTTCGATTCCTCTCAAGCCATCTATTTCGCCGCCGAACGCGCCGCCAATCTAACCCGCCAATTGCTCATGTTCAGCCGCAAGAACGTGATGCAACCGGCACTGCTGGATTTGCGCGAGGTGGTTACGCACATGACGCGCATGCTCGAGCGGCTGCTTGGGGAAACGATTTATCTGGAGTTCCTGCCGCCCCCGGAGCTTCCCCTGGTGCAGGCGGACGCAGGAATGGTCGAGCAAGTCATCATGAACCTGGCTGTTAATGCCCGCGATGCCATGCCCAAAGGCGGCATCCTGACCATCAGCGCCAGCCCGATCGAAATACACCAGGGCTACATGCAAAGTCATCCCGAAGCGCGGCCAGGCTCGTTCGTTTGCTTGCGAGTTACCGATACCGGCTGCGGCATGGATGCCTTTACCCAAACCCGCATCTTCGAGCCCTTTTTCACCACCAAAGAGGTCGGCAAAGGCACCGGTTTGGGCCTGGCCACCGTGTACGGCATCGTCCGGCAGCATGAGGGCTGGATCGAGGTATTCAGCGAGCCGGGGCGCGGTGCAAGTTTCAGCGTGTTTTTCCCTGCCAGCTCGCAAGCGGCAGGTCCCAAGGCCCTCGAGGCCACCTCCTCCACCCCAGTGCGGGGCGGGGAGGAAACAATCTTGATCGTGGAAGACGAGCCGGTGCTGCGCGATATGGCCCACGTCATTCTCCAGGACTGCGGTTATCATATACTCGAGGCTGCTTCGGGGCGCCAAGCCCTGCTCGTCTGGGAACAACACCAGCAGGACATCGATTTGGTTTTGACAGACATGGTGATGCCGGAAGGCGTCTCCGGCATGGACCTGGCCCTGAAACTCATTGCAGCCAAACCCTCGATCAAGATCATTTTTGCCAGCGGCTATAGCATGGACAATCTCGACACGAGTTTCCTCACAAACGGGCATGCGCTGTTTCTGCAAAAACCCTACACCCATCTGTCCCTGGCAAAAGCCATCCGCGAATGCCTGGATCGCAGAGCGCCGGCAAAGGCCCAATTGCAAGCGCATGCCGAGAGCACCACTTAGCCTAACGACTCAGTTTAAACAGGAGACAACAGACAAAACGGAGGCGTGAACATGAAGCCAAAACTGTGTCTTGCACCCTGTGGCCGGTCACTGAATGGTGTGGCGCCGTTTGTGCCTGCGCTGCCCACAAAAGTGCCTCAAAAATCTCCGTTCCCGTTTCCTCCTGTTTATTTCTGAGGGGTCGGTCCCTCTGTGTGCAGTCCATCCACTGGTCCTCCAAGTATCAGAGACTTCGCGGCTGGGTCACCGTCCCCTTCACGAGTTCCAACGTCTTGTCCACAGCCAATCCGCTCTCCACGGCCATCAGGCTGCCGGCTCGCGGCTTTAACTCGATTTGCCCCTTGGCCAGCGACTTCTCACCTATCCCAATGCGGATTGGAAAGCCGATCAACTCTGAATCCTTGAACTTGACCCCGGGCCTGTCATTCCGGTCATCGAGAATGACATCAACGCCGCGCGCCAGGAGTTCTGAGTAAATGGTTTCCGCGCAGCGCATCACAGCACTTTCTGCTGCGACACTGAGCGGAGTGATGCAAACCGTGTAAGGGGCTACGCTGAGCGGCCAGACAATCCCGTTCGGGTCATGGCTTTGTTCAATGATTGCCTGCAGCGTGCGCGTGACGCCAATCCCGTAACAGCCCATAATTGCCGGTTGTTGTTTGCCCGCTTCATCCAAAAACAACGCGTGGAGCGCCAGGCTGTACTTCGTGCCCAGTTTGAACACGTGGCCGACCTCGATTGCCCTCTGGACACGCAGCGGTTTGCCGCAAACGTGGCAGGGCTCGCCGGGTTGAACCAGGCGCAAATCGGCCCAGCCGCTGACCTGGATATCCCGGCTTATGGACACGTTGCGCAGGTGGAAGCCGTCTTCATTAGCGCCGGTGGTCATGTCCAAAACCCCTCTCAAGCGCTCATCCGCATAAACAGGGTAGCGCGCCATGCCCACTGCCCCCAGGCTGCCCGGATGCGCCCCCAACGCGGTAAAGATTTCCTCGGTCTCAGCGGACCGGAACGTCGTGGTGCCAAGCATCCCCGCCAGCTTGGCTTCGTTCAATTGGTCGTCACCGCGCAACAGAACCAGCACCGGTTTGTTCTCGGCAATATAAACCAGAGTTTTAATCTGGCGCTCCGCTGGCACATTGAAAGGCTGTTTTGTGAGCGCTTCGATTGTCACCACGCCGGGCGTGGGGAATTTCTCGGTCGGCCCGCTGGGATTACCCGCCAGAGCTGTCTGCGGCGAACGGCTGGTGGCCTTCTCGACATTGGCGGCGTAACGGCAGCCTTCGCAAATGACCACTTCGTTCTCGCCGGTCTCGGCCGGGACCATGAATTCGTGCGAAAACTTCCCGCCCATCACCCCGGTATCGGCCTCGACCGCAATGGTCTTGAGGCCGCAGCGCTCAAAGATGCGGGCATAAGCGTCGTACATTTTGCGGTAGCTCTGCTGCGCCCCCTCATCGCTTGCATCGAAACTGTAGGCATCTTTCATGACGAATTCTTTGGCCCGCATCAGGCCGAACCGAGGGCGTATTTCGTCACGAAATTTGGTTTGGATTTGGTAAAAATTCTTAGGCAATTGCCGGTAGGAGTTTATCTCGCCGGCAACAAGCGTGGTGATGACCTCCTCGTGCGTCGGACCCAGGACCCATTCCTTCTTCGCCCGGTCCCGCACCTTGAACAAGACGTCGCGAGCCGTCTCATAGCGGCCACTCTGCCGCCAAATGTCCGGCGGCTGGAGGGCCGGCATCAGCACCTCCAGGGCGCCCGCCCGGTTCATTTCTTCACGAACGATTTGTTCGATCTTGCGCAACGCGCGCAGGCCCAGGGGTAGAAAGGTGTAAAGACCGCCCGTGAGCTTGCGAATGAGGCCGGCGCGCAACAAGAGTTGGTGCGAGATGATCTCCGCTTCCGCTGGAGTCTCTTTCAAAGTCGGAATCAAGGTCTGTGACCAACGCATACGAGCCGCGCAGTGTGGAGAGCCAATAGCAAGATGGAAAGCGCGAAGTGCATGTTGGGTTAATTCCGGGTCCCGCGTCCAGCGGCATTGAATTGGACGGACATAGCGAGAACTGAAGAACATCCAAAAGCGGTAGAGGACTACCGCAGTCCAAGACGCTAGCGCGCCGTCTGGCGCACGTTCGCGCAAAGCGTTTTGGACTGCGCCAGCCCTCTGGCGCTTTTGGGCCGCGCCTTGCGTAAAGTTCCACTCTCACGCCCAGTGGCATTGAATTGGGCGGGCGGGGTGAGAACTGAAGGACACCCAAAAGCGGTAGAGGACTACCGCAGTCCAAGACGCTAGCGCGCCGTCTGGCGCACGTCCGCGCGAAG harbors:
- the yajC gene encoding preprotein translocase subunit YajC — encoded protein: MNLLNTGLILGMGQAPPPPGTQANPTAQTLGMVVPLVLMVVLFYFVLIRPQSKKQKEHAEMLKTVRPGDKIVTTGGVVGVIITVKEKTLSLRSGDAKFEITKAAIAEITERSGEAGG
- a CDS encoding ATP-binding protein, with the protein product MTRFSSLRARLVGTVFLAVAPAWMFMYWLVKRTGSKQDLYWTLFSGGIGLLSLAAAWFGGERFVLRQVRILYRAARLLAGGHFSSRTGLASEHGEMGELARTIDGMAASLEEQVKEREQVEKNLLTRSLQQTVISALGQFALISDDFPTLLDQAVMLVCQTLEVEYCGIFELEPGGQTMVLRSGAGWNEGAVGHATVLTDPNTQLGVTLLAGEPVVVEDLASETRFGAAQFHLEHGVVSGITVAIVGQSEREVFGVLGAHTTHRRQFSGDEVHFLLAVATVLAMSVARRHAEATLQKLAAFAQLNPNPAMELDANGSLTYANEAAAKLAASIGKTDSGALLPVNIRSLVQTCLATADKPVSLETRLEGRSFSWAFYPVKSSQVVHAYIEDITDRLSLEAQLRQSQKMESVGQLAAGVAHDFNNMLTIIQGHAGMLLAKSGDKQDFFDSSQAIYFAAERAANLTRQLLMFSRKNVMQPALLDLREVVTHMTRMLERLLGETIYLEFLPPPELPLVQADAGMVEQVIMNLAVNARDAMPKGGILTISASPIEIHQGYMQSHPEARPGSFVCLRVTDTGCGMDAFTQTRIFEPFFTTKEVGKGTGLGLATVYGIVRQHEGWIEVFSEPGRGASFSVFFPASSQAAGPKALEATSSTPVRGGEETILIVEDEPVLRDMAHVILQDCGYHILEAASGRQALLVWEQHQQDIDLVLTDMVMPEGVSGMDLALKLIAAKPSIKIIFASGYSMDNLDTSFLTNGHALFLQKPYTHLSLAKAIRECLDRRAPAKAQLQAHAESTT
- a CDS encoding proline--tRNA ligase; this encodes MRWSQTLIPTLKETPAEAEIISHQLLLRAGLIRKLTGGLYTFLPLGLRALRKIEQIVREEMNRAGALEVLMPALQPPDIWRQSGRYETARDVLFKVRDRAKKEWVLGPTHEEVITTLVAGEINSYRQLPKNFYQIQTKFRDEIRPRFGLMRAKEFVMKDAYSFDASDEGAQQSYRKMYDAYARIFERCGLKTIAVEADTGVMGGKFSHEFMVPAETGENEVVICEGCRYAANVEKATSRSPQTALAGNPSGPTEKFPTPGVVTIEALTKQPFNVPAERQIKTLVYIAENKPVLVLLRGDDQLNEAKLAGMLGTTTFRSAETEEIFTALGAHPGSLGAVGMARYPVYADERLRGVLDMTTGANEDGFHLRNVSISRDIQVSGWADLRLVQPGEPCHVCGKPLRVQRAIEVGHVFKLGTKYSLALHALFLDEAGKQQPAIMGCYGIGVTRTLQAIIEQSHDPNGIVWPLSVAPYTVCITPLSVAAESAVMRCAETIYSELLARGVDVILDDRNDRPGVKFKDSELIGFPIRIGIGEKSLAKGQIELKPRAGSLMAVESGLAVDKTLELVKGTVTQPRSL